From Oncorhynchus clarkii lewisi isolate Uvic-CL-2024 unplaced genomic scaffold, UVic_Ocla_1.0 unplaced_contig_593_pilon_pilon, whole genome shotgun sequence:
ACTGTCAGTTTGATTCAAAATGTCTACAGAATCATCAGAAGTCCACTGTCAGTTTGATTCAAAATGTCTACAGAATCATCAGAAGTCCACTGTCAGTTTGATTCAAAATGTCTACAGAATCATCAGAAGTCCACTGTCAGTTTGATTCAAAATGTCTACAGAATCATCAGAAGTCCACTGTCAGTTTGATTCAAAATGTCTACAGAATCATCAGAAGTCCACTGTCAGTTTGATTCAAAATGTCTACAGAATCATCAGAAGTCCACTGTCAGTTTGATTCAACATGTCTACAGAATCATCAGAAGTCCACTGTCAGTTTGATTCAAAATGTCTACAGAATCATCAGAAGTCCACTGTCAGTTTGATTCAAAATGTCTACAGAATCATCAGAAGTCCACTGTCAGTTTGATTCAAAATGTCTACAGAATCATCAGAAGTCCACTGTCAGTTTGATTCAAAATGTCTACAGAATCATCAGAAGTCCACTGTGAGTTTGATTCAAAATGTCTACAGAATCATCAGAAGTCCACTGTGAGTTTGATTCAAAATGTCTACAGAATCATCAGAAGTCCACTGTCAGTTTGATTCAAAATGTCTACAGAATCATCAGAAGTCCACTGTCAGTTTGATTCAAAATGTCTACAAAATCATCAGAAGCAAGAAGATAGATTTTAAAAAAGGAGATGAGTGGAGAGAAGCAAGGTAAGGAGGAAGGTTTGGAGGTTGTTAAAGAGGACGTCTGAGGTGAGAAAAGGAAGGATGAGCTGAAGGAGGTGAGGAAAGAAGGGAGTCTAATAGAGGGAGGTATGAGGAAAGAAATCTGTTCAGTGGGAAGAGGGAGCATTGGCCCACCGTGCGGTAGGAGTCCTGGAAGATCTCCCTGGCCTCCTCGTAGTTGCAGACCTCCTCCAGACACTCCCTCTCCATGTTGGCAGGGAGCAGGCTCTCCTCGTTGCCCACGTTGGCCCTCTTCTGGCGGGATAAGGTGATCACTTCACTGGCCTCCTGCTTGTCCAGGAAcactggggggtggggggggggattttagttgttgtacttttgatactcattcacaaaatatatattttttatctcaaTGGATAGTCTATTTTTCATATAACCTGATTCCACTTAAATAGTTAGGTCACACATTTGAAAATAGTTTAATACAGATTCTCGGCCTAAATCTGTCAAATCTATGTAGTAGAGTACAATAGTAACATTCTTTGTTACTAATTAACTAAGGCCTAAACCCAGTGCCAAAAAAGCACAGAACTACACCAATAGACCTAAACACTCTTCACACAGTACCTTTGACTCTACGGATCCCCACTTCCAAAAAAGGTCTCAGATTCCATTAAGAATGTAGCCTGATGCCTCCATGACAAACTATCCTTGTCTAATGTCATCCTGCCCCTTCCCATGTCCTGGTGTCCTGTCTAGTGGATAAACAGGCCACTTCCCTGTCCTGGTGTCCTGTCTAGTGGATAAACAGGCCACTTCCCTTTCCTGGTGTCCTGTCTAGTGGATAAACAGGCCCCTTCCCTGTCTTGGTGTCCTGTCTAGTGGATAAACAGGCCCCTTCCCTGTCCTGGTGTCCTGTCTTCTGGATAAACCGGTCCCTTCCCTGTCCTGGTGTCCTGTCTAGTGGATAAACAGGCCACTTCCCTGTCCTGGTGTCCTGTCTAGTGGATAAACAGGCCACTTCCCTTTCCTGGTGTCCTGTCTAGTGGATAAACAGGCCCCTTCCCTGTCCTGGTGTCCTGTCTAGTGGATAAACAGGCCACTTCCCTTTCCTGGTGTCCTGTCTAGTGGATAAACAGGCCACTTCCCTTTCCTGGTGTCCTGTCTAGTGGATAAACAGGCCCCTTCCCTGTCTTGGTGTCCTGTCTACTGGATAAACCGGTCCCTTCCCTGTCCTGGTGTCCTGTCTAGTGGATAAACAGGCCCCTTCCCTGTCCTGGTGTCCTGTCTAGTGGATAAACAGACCCCTTCCCTGTCCTGGTGTCCTGTCTAGTGGATAGACAGACCCCTTCCCTGTCCTGGTGTCCTGTCTAGTGGATAAACAGGCCCCTTCCCTGTCCTGGTGTCCTGTCTAGTGGATAAACAGGCCCCTTCCCTGTCCTGGTGTCCTGTCTACTGGATAAACAGGCCCCTTCCCTGTCCTGGTGTCCTGTCTAGTGGATAAACAGGCCTCTTCCCTGTCCTGGTGTCCTGTCTAGTGGATAGACAGACCCCTTCCCTGTCCTGGTGTCCTGTCTACTGAATAAACAGACCCCTTTCCTGTCCTGGTGTCCTGTCTAGTGGATAAACAGGCCCCTTCCCTGTCCTGGTGTCCTGTCTACTGGATAAACAGGCCCCTTCCCTTCCCTGTCCTGGTGTCCTGTCTAGTGGATAAACAGGCCCCTTCCCTGTCCTGGTGTCCTGTCTAGTGGATAGACAGACCCCTTCCCTGTCCTGGTGTCATGTCTAGTGGATAAACAGGCCCCTTCCCTGTCCTGGTGTCCTGTCTAGTGGATAAACAGGCCCCTTCCCTGTCCCGGTGTCCTGTCTACTGAATAAACAGACCCCTTTCCTGTCCTGGTGTCCTGTCTAGTGGATAAACAGGCCCCTTCCCTGTCCTGGTGTCCTGTCTACTGGATAAACAGGCCCCTTCTCTTCCCTGTCCTGGTGTCCTGTCTAGTGGATGTGAGTTCCTCCTTTCAATGTTAAGAGCTTTGGAACCCAGTGAGCCCTCTAAATAATCAATTTTCATTACTGGCTGGATTGGCTATCCAGGGAAAATAACCATCCAAGGAAAGTCCCTCTGTGCCCTTTTGTTgggggcggcaggaagcctaaTGGTTAAGTGCGTTGGGCCAGAATCCGAaaagtcgctggtttgaatccccgagccaactaggtgaTAAATCTGTCGAAGTGCCCTAGAGCAAGGTAAATAACCCTACTGTAAttactcctgtaagtcgctctggataagagcatctgctaaatgactaaaatgtcaaatgtgttGCTCAGGGCCACCAGCCAGCAGCATCGTGTCCCTGGTCCCTTACCTGTCTTGGTGTTTTTAGTGTCTAGTCTGGCCGTCACAGCTCCCAGTAGCAGTAAGGAAAGCAGGGTGGCAGTGGTGGCTAGGGAGCCCATGGTGGCAGCTAGAGGACagtctgtctgagtctgtctggcTGTTTGTCTGTCTAATCCTGTCAGTTCACCTCAGCAGAGTTCAAAGTTCACACCTAAAAACAACAAGGACCAGAGTTCAGAGATTCCCACATTCTGACATAGACATCACAGATGACATAACTTTCTGTCAGGATGAGCTTCAAAGAGGAGGGTCATTTTATGTGCAGGATCAGAGTAACCTACAAAACAAGAGGATGAAGACTAATTGTTGTGAGTGTTGTTAAAAGCTTTTGGATCTTGGGATCATCATTAAAATCTTAAACTTCAGTCTTgcagcttcctctctctctatataaaaAAATAGCTCAAAATCAACAACCTGTTTGTTTAATAGAGTTAAGACATCAAATGATCCCATCAGAACAGTGACAATGCATTTTCTAAAGAACCCCCGGACTTGGTTACAATGCTGCCACCGTGTGGTATTATACCCAGTTTATTGTTGTTTCATCCATTTCCAATCATAAACAACAAAGAGGGATAACATCAAACACCCAAAACAAACTAGATTCATTGGTATTAAGCCTAGTCAAATAGTAAGTTTAATAGATTGGCTGTAACAGAACACACCAAACAAACTAGATTCATTGGTATTAAGCCTAGTCAAATAGTTAGTTTAATAGATTGGCTGTAACAGAACAAACCAAACAGGCCTGTGTGTTTA
This genomic window contains:
- the LOC139401350 gene encoding transmembrane gamma-carboxyglutamic acid protein 2-like gives rise to the protein MGSLATTATLLSLLLLGAVTARLDTKNTKTVFLDKQEASEVITLSRQKRANVGNEESLLPANMERECLEEVCNYEEAREIFQDSYRT